One segment of Carya illinoinensis cultivar Pawnee chromosome 1, C.illinoinensisPawnee_v1, whole genome shotgun sequence DNA contains the following:
- the LOC122301465 gene encoding transcription factor HEC1 — MDVDMLRSSAGDHMDMMTMMMQMEKLPEFCDPFHDTPTYPAEIEFSDGSTSSVDTTPPIFHISPNNMAPPTLENPPASLPFMGNPTILEPLRPSIQTHVVSDQRLRNNIACSGIALSLPNNSYHDQKKNSSMATMREMIFRIAAMQPIHIDPESIKPPKRRNVKISKDPQSVAARHRRERISERIRILQRLVPGGTKMDTASMLDEAIHYVKFLKKQVQTLEQAAGTKRTVLGVGFPVGMTNANVVSYSSLAKACSNGAGVLYPNAQQLGHERDLVGFM; from the coding sequence ATGGATGTTGACATGCTAAGATCATCGGCAGGGGATCACATGGACATGATGACAATGATGATGCAAATGGAAAAGCTTCCCGAGTTCTGCGACCCTTTCCATGACACTCCCACATACCCAGCTGAAATCGAATTCTCCGATGGAAGCACCAGCAGCGTTGACACCACGCCACCCATTTTCCACATCTCCCCAAATAATATGGCTCCACCCACATTGGAAAACCCACCTGCATCCTTACCATTCATGGGAAACCCAACCATCCTAGAGCCCCTGAGACCATCTATTCAAACCCATGTAGTGTCAGATCAGAGACTCAGGAACAATATTGCTTGTTCCGGTATTGCATTATCGCTTCCGAATAATTCATATCATGATCAGAAGAAGAATTCGTCAATGGCAACAATGAGAGAGATGATTTTCCGGATAGCAGCGATGCAACCTATTCACATAGACCCAGAGTCGATAAAGCCGCCCAAGCGCAGGAACGTGAAGATCTCCAAGGATCCACAGAGCGTGGCAGCGAGGCACAGAAGGGAAAGGATAAGCGAGAGAATAAGGATTCTGCAAAGACTGGTTCCAGGAGGAACAAAGATGGACACGGCTTCGATGTTGGATGAAGCCATACATTACGTGAAGTTCTTGAAGAAACAAGTGCAAACGTTGGAACAAGCTGCCGGGACAAAAAGGACAGTACTGGGTGTTGGTTTCCCAGTTGGAATGACGAATGCCAATGTTGTGAGTTACTCTAGTTTGGCGAAAGCCTGCTCAAATGGTGCTGGGGTACTCTATCCAAACGCCCAGCAGCTCGGTCATGAGAGGGACTTGGTGGGATTCATGTAA